CCAGTCATTGCAAGTCTTGAACATCTGGATGAGGCCGCTTTAGTAGAAATTTTAACAGAGCCAAAAAATGCGCTCGTTAAACAATACAAAAAACTCCTCGAGCTAGATGAGGTGGAGTTAGAATTTTCTGAAGAGGCATTGCGTGAAGTGGCAAATCAAGCTATTGAACGTAAGACAGGGGCGCGTGGATTACGGTCAATTATTGAAACCATGATGTTAGATGTCATGTATGAGCTGCCTTCTCGTGAAGATATTGCTAAATGTATCATTACTGATGAAACAGTTAGGGATTTAAAGCGACCGACGCTTCTAGCTGAAAATGGCGAAGAAATTAAAGAACAAAAAGAGCCAAAAGAAAGTGCATAAAGACTTTACCGTCTCCAATTTGGAGACGGTTTTTAATTTATCACAGATAAGCGTCCATAAAAACTCCCGGTTAACATAAAGTGAATAGCTAAATCTATTTAGGCGTGAGCTAACGAAAGTAATGTCCTGGTTAATTCAACTATCAATGGGAGAAGAGCGAAAACGCCTATTGATTGAAGGTTCACTTTATCCAATTCTTAAGGGGCAGTAAAATCCCCATTGATTGAAGCTTTACTTTGTATCCTCCTCCGATATATCACGTTCAAATGTGTTTATGTAATGCTAATTTCTGCCTGCTTCAGAAATCAAGATTAAGTGTTAAGTCTTCGGTAAGACTATACATACAGATCAAAAAGCAAAGCGAACATAAGAGGACCGTAAAAGACTTATTTGTCGTCGCATAGCTGAAATTTAGGATAAGGAAGGAGTATTTAACAAACTTAATAAACACCTTTGTTAAGGCAGTCAAGGTCAGGAGGAGGATATAATGACAATTACCGGTATGATGGTGCTAATACAACTTTTTTTCGGAGTTGTGATAGGTCTGTACTTTTGGAACTTACTTAAAAGTCAGCATACGCAACGCCGTTCTGTAGATAAAGAATCTCAAAAGGAAATGGATCAACTTAGACGAATGAGAAAAATAAAATTAACAGAGCCATTGTCAGAAAGAGTAAGACCAAAAAATTTTGCTGATGTTGTAGGACAGTCTCATGGAATTAGGTCATTACAAGCAGCTATTTGTGGGCCCAATCCTCAACATGTCATTATTTATGGCCCACCTGGTGTAGGGAAAACAGCGGCTGCTAGGCTCGTACTCGAAGAAGCAAAGGCAAATCCAAATTCTCCTTTTCGATTTGATTCAGTCTTTGTAGAATTGGATGGCGCTACGGCTAGATTTGATGAAAGAGGCATTGCTGATCCATTAATTGGGTCAGTACATGATCCGATTTATCAAGGCGCTGGTGCAATGGGGCAGGCCGGGATTCCGCAACCAAAACAGGGGGCTGTGACAAAAGCACATGGAGGCATTCTTTTTATCGATGAAATTGGCGAGTTGCATTCGATACAAATTAACAAGCTGTTAAAAGTATTGGAAGAACGAAGAGTATTTTTAGAAAGTGCCTACTACCATGAAGAAAATCCCCAGATCCCTGAACATATTCACGACATTTTTAAAAAGGGATTGCCTGCAGATTTTAGGCTAATAGCAGCTACTACAAGACACCCTGAAGAGATACCGCCAGCGATACGGTCCAGGTGTGTTGAAGTCTTCTTTAGGGGTCTGACTCAAGAGGAGGTAAGAAAAGTAGCTGCAAAATCAGTAGACAAACTTGGGATGGATGTAGAATCCGCAGTTTATGATCAAGTGGCAAGCTATGCAACTAATGGTAGAGAAGCTGTCAATATGATTCAGCTAGCTGCCGCCATGGCAATTAATGAAGGAAGACAAAACGTGAGAATTGTTGATTTAGAGTGGGTTATTCATGCTGGACAAATGTCACCGAGAATGGAAAAGAGAATCTCCTCTATCGATAAAATCGGAGCTGTAAATGGTTTAGCAGTGAGCGGTCCTGGTGCAGGAATGCTTTTAGAGGTGGAAGTGACAGCTTTAAAACGAGCAGCTGGTGGAGGCCTCATTGTAACAGGTATTGCGGACGAAGAAAGCACGGGAAACCAAATGAGAAGTGTCAAACGAAAAAGTATGGCGAGAAGCTCAGTAGAAAATGTTGTCACTGTACTAAAACATATGGGAATTAAAACGGATCAGTATGATTTGCATGTGAATTTTCCGGGAGGTGTTCCTGTTGATGGTCCTTCAGCAGGAATAGCGATCG
The DNA window shown above is from Salipaludibacillus agaradhaerens and carries:
- the lonB gene encoding ATP-dependent protease LonB, with the protein product MTITGMMVLIQLFFGVVIGLYFWNLLKSQHTQRRSVDKESQKEMDQLRRMRKIKLTEPLSERVRPKNFADVVGQSHGIRSLQAAICGPNPQHVIIYGPPGVGKTAAARLVLEEAKANPNSPFRFDSVFVELDGATARFDERGIADPLIGSVHDPIYQGAGAMGQAGIPQPKQGAVTKAHGGILFIDEIGELHSIQINKLLKVLEERRVFLESAYYHEENPQIPEHIHDIFKKGLPADFRLIAATTRHPEEIPPAIRSRCVEVFFRGLTQEEVRKVAAKSVDKLGMDVESAVYDQVASYATNGREAVNMIQLAAAMAINEGRQNVRIVDLEWVIHAGQMSPRMEKRISSIDKIGAVNGLAVSGPGAGMLLEVEVTALKRAAGGGLIVTGIADEESTGNQMRSVKRKSMARSSVENVVTVLKHMGIKTDQYDLHVNFPGGVPVDGPSAGIAIATAIYSAIHRIPVSHHIAMTGEISIYGDVKPVGGVVTKVEAAKYAGVSEVIIPKENNQMVLQDVEGITVFPVENLKEVFDKALKVTEINREEIQDTLLNSFSLLDKEGSIG